From Epinephelus lanceolatus isolate andai-2023 chromosome 2, ASM4190304v1, whole genome shotgun sequence, one genomic window encodes:
- the sppl2a gene encoding signal peptide peptidase-like 2A isoform X2 has protein sequence MERAVGIIILSLIFLASQINCQEAILHISNGSTEKEYCIVYNHSWTPLSQTLDAALQYPLVNLTSTLLCNSSGVSPDVVKDKAIVVMRGDCDFSQKAMVAQSLGATTLLIASTKLLITPSANDSEYAKVHIPLALMRHRDFLEAKQVFGEDMQVKLYAPPHSKIDASIGVMLLIAIITVALGGYWSGACERDRLNGGAAGGGGGESKADSGELSLYSPLKVVIFVALMCGMLVLMYFFYNILVYVIIAIFCLASASALFSCLDAVLEKIGCAAGRFSIRNCNLSVRSLILASVCIGIAVVWGVYRNEDRWIWILQDLLGIAFCLNFMKTISLSNFKICVILLSLLLVYDVFFVFITPFFTKNGVSIMVQVALGPDASGEKTQGNMVEVPAEPQAPSEKLPVVMRVPRFSAWAQNLCGMQFSILGYGDIIVPGLLVAYCSRFDVWINSSKKIYFVCCCIAYLLGMIVTFAVMLLTGMGQPALLYLVPFTLITSAIVAGCRGEMRQFWKGTTYEREELTVP, from the exons ATGGAGAGAGCTGTCGGGATCATCATTTTGTCGCTCATTTTCTTGGCATCGCAG ATAAACTGCCAAGAGGCGATCTTGCACATCTCAAATGGAAGTACAGAAAAGGAGTACTGCATCGTCTACAACCATTCCTGGACCCCCCTGTCACAAACCCTTGATGCTGCT TTGCAGTATCCACTGGTGAATCTGACATCCACTCTGCTGTGTAATAGCTCTGGGGTCAGTCCAGATGTGGTGAAGGACAAAGCAATCGTGGTGATGAGGGGGGACTGTGATTTCAGCCAGAAAGCTATGGTTGCTCAAAGCCTTGGAGCGACAACTTTGCTCATTGCTAGCACCAAATTATTG ATCACGCCATCAGCCAATGACTCTGAATATGCAAAGGTCCATATTCCTCTGGCTCTTATGAGGCACAGGGACTTTCTTGAAGCAAAGCAG GTGTTTGGTGAAGACATGCAGGTGAAGCTCTATGCTCCACCTCACTCAAAGATTGATGCAAGCATCGGAGTCATGCTGCTGATTGCCATCATCACGGTCGCCTTGGGCGGCTACTGGAGCGGGGCCTGTGAGAG AGACCGGTTGAATGGTGGTGCGgcggggggaggagggggagagagcaAAGCAGACAGCGGAGAGCTCTCCCTGTACTCTCCTCTCAAAGTGGTCATCTTTGTTGCCCTGATGTGTGGGATGCTGGTCCTCATGTACTTCTTCTACAACATCCTtg TTTACGTCATCATTGCTATATTCTGCCTGGCGTCTGCCTCTGCACTGTTCAGCTGTCTAGATGCAGTGTTGGAAAAAATTGGTTGTGCCGCTGGGAG ATTCTCTATCCGAAATTGCAACCTCTCAGTGAGGTCTCTCATTCTGGCTAGTGTGTGCATAGGCATTGCCGTGGTCTGGGGGGTCTACAGGAATGAAGACAG ATGGATATGGATCTTGCAGGACCTCCTTGGCATTGCTTTCTGCCTCAACTTCATGAAGACCATTTCACTGTCCAACTTCAAG ATCTGTGTGATTCTACTGAGCCTCCTGCTTGTGTATGACGTCTTCTTCGTTTTCATCACTCCTTTCTTCACCAAG AATGGAGTCAGCATTATGGTGCAGGTTGCCCTGGGCCCAGATGCATCTGGAGAGAAG ACGCAAGGTAACATGGTGGAGGTCCCTGCTGAACCCCAGGCTCCCTCTGAGAAA cTGCCAGTGGTGATGCGTGTCCCGCGGTTCTCAGCTTGGGCTCAGAACCTGTGTGGAATGCAGTTCTCCATTCTGGGTTATGGAGACATTATTGTTCCAG GTCTCTTGGTGGCCTACTGCAGCAGATTTGATGTTTGGATCAACAGCAGCAAGAAGATTTACTTTGTCTGCTGCTGCATAG CCTACCTGCTGGGAATGATAGTGACATTTGCTGTGATGCTGCTGACAGGGATGGGCCAGCCCGCCCTACTCTACCTGGTGCCCTTCACCCTGATAACCTCCGCCATAGTGGCTGGGTGCAGGGGAGAGATGAGGCAGTTCTGGAAAGGAACTACCtatgag AGGGAAGAACTGACTGTTCCGTAG
- the sppl2a gene encoding signal peptide peptidase-like 2A isoform X1, which translates to MERAVGIIILSLIFLASQINCQEAILHISNGSTEKEYCIVYNHSWTPLSQTLDAALQYPLVNLTSTLLCNSSGVSPDVVKDKAIVVMRGDCDFSQKAMVAQSLGATTLLIASTKLLITPSANDSEYAKVHIPLALMRHRDFLEAKQVFGEDMQVKLYAPPHSKIDASIGVMLLIAIITVALGGYWSGACERDRLNGGAAGGGGGESKADSGELSLYSPLKVVIFVALMCGMLVLMYFFYNILVYVIIAIFCLASASALFSCLDAVLEKIGCAAGRFSIRNCNLSVRSLILASVCIGIAVVWGVYRNEDRWIWILQDLLGIAFCLNFMKTISLSNFKICVILLSLLLVYDVFFVFITPFFTKNGVSIMVQVALGPDASGEKTQGNMVEVPAEPQAPSEKLPVVMRVPRFSAWAQNLCGMQFSILGYGDIIVPGLLVAYCSRFDVWINSSKKIYFVCCCIAYLLGMIVTFAVMLLTGMGQPALLYLVPFTLITSAIVAGCRGEMRQFWKGTTYEVLDSSREPLLSEGRTDCSVEGERC; encoded by the exons ATGGAGAGAGCTGTCGGGATCATCATTTTGTCGCTCATTTTCTTGGCATCGCAG ATAAACTGCCAAGAGGCGATCTTGCACATCTCAAATGGAAGTACAGAAAAGGAGTACTGCATCGTCTACAACCATTCCTGGACCCCCCTGTCACAAACCCTTGATGCTGCT TTGCAGTATCCACTGGTGAATCTGACATCCACTCTGCTGTGTAATAGCTCTGGGGTCAGTCCAGATGTGGTGAAGGACAAAGCAATCGTGGTGATGAGGGGGGACTGTGATTTCAGCCAGAAAGCTATGGTTGCTCAAAGCCTTGGAGCGACAACTTTGCTCATTGCTAGCACCAAATTATTG ATCACGCCATCAGCCAATGACTCTGAATATGCAAAGGTCCATATTCCTCTGGCTCTTATGAGGCACAGGGACTTTCTTGAAGCAAAGCAG GTGTTTGGTGAAGACATGCAGGTGAAGCTCTATGCTCCACCTCACTCAAAGATTGATGCAAGCATCGGAGTCATGCTGCTGATTGCCATCATCACGGTCGCCTTGGGCGGCTACTGGAGCGGGGCCTGTGAGAG AGACCGGTTGAATGGTGGTGCGgcggggggaggagggggagagagcaAAGCAGACAGCGGAGAGCTCTCCCTGTACTCTCCTCTCAAAGTGGTCATCTTTGTTGCCCTGATGTGTGGGATGCTGGTCCTCATGTACTTCTTCTACAACATCCTtg TTTACGTCATCATTGCTATATTCTGCCTGGCGTCTGCCTCTGCACTGTTCAGCTGTCTAGATGCAGTGTTGGAAAAAATTGGTTGTGCCGCTGGGAG ATTCTCTATCCGAAATTGCAACCTCTCAGTGAGGTCTCTCATTCTGGCTAGTGTGTGCATAGGCATTGCCGTGGTCTGGGGGGTCTACAGGAATGAAGACAG ATGGATATGGATCTTGCAGGACCTCCTTGGCATTGCTTTCTGCCTCAACTTCATGAAGACCATTTCACTGTCCAACTTCAAG ATCTGTGTGATTCTACTGAGCCTCCTGCTTGTGTATGACGTCTTCTTCGTTTTCATCACTCCTTTCTTCACCAAG AATGGAGTCAGCATTATGGTGCAGGTTGCCCTGGGCCCAGATGCATCTGGAGAGAAG ACGCAAGGTAACATGGTGGAGGTCCCTGCTGAACCCCAGGCTCCCTCTGAGAAA cTGCCAGTGGTGATGCGTGTCCCGCGGTTCTCAGCTTGGGCTCAGAACCTGTGTGGAATGCAGTTCTCCATTCTGGGTTATGGAGACATTATTGTTCCAG GTCTCTTGGTGGCCTACTGCAGCAGATTTGATGTTTGGATCAACAGCAGCAAGAAGATTTACTTTGTCTGCTGCTGCATAG CCTACCTGCTGGGAATGATAGTGACATTTGCTGTGATGCTGCTGACAGGGATGGGCCAGCCCGCCCTACTCTACCTGGTGCCCTTCACCCTGATAACCTCCGCCATAGTGGCTGGGTGCAGGGGAGAGATGAGGCAGTTCTGGAAAGGAACTACCtatgag GTCTTGGACTCATCCAGGGAACCTTTGTTGTCAG AGGGAAGAACTGACTGTTCCGTAGAAGGAGAAAGATGCTGA
- the sppl2a gene encoding signal peptide peptidase-like 2A isoform X3 has translation MERAVGIIILSLIFLASQINCQEAILHISNGSTEKEYCIVYNHSWTPLSQTLDAALQYPLVNLTSTLLCNSSGVSPDVVKDKAIVVMRGDCDFSQKAMVAQSLGATTLLIASTKLLITPSANDSEYAKVHIPLALMRHRDFLEAKQVFGEDMQVKLYAPPHSKIDASIGVMLLIAIITVALGGYWSGACERDRLNGGAAGGGGGESKADSGELSLYSPLKVVIFVALMCGMLVLMYFFYNILVYVIIAIFCLASASALFSCLDAVLEKIGCAAGRFSIRNCNLSVRSLILASVCIGIAVVWGVYRNEDRWIWILQDLLGIAFCLNFMKTISLSNFKICVILLSLLLVYDVFFVFITPFFTKNGVSIMVQVALGPDASGEKLPVVMRVPRFSAWAQNLCGMQFSILGYGDIIVPGLLVAYCSRFDVWINSSKKIYFVCCCIAYLLGMIVTFAVMLLTGMGQPALLYLVPFTLITSAIVAGCRGEMRQFWKGTTYEVLDSSREPLLSEGRTDCSVEGERC, from the exons ATGGAGAGAGCTGTCGGGATCATCATTTTGTCGCTCATTTTCTTGGCATCGCAG ATAAACTGCCAAGAGGCGATCTTGCACATCTCAAATGGAAGTACAGAAAAGGAGTACTGCATCGTCTACAACCATTCCTGGACCCCCCTGTCACAAACCCTTGATGCTGCT TTGCAGTATCCACTGGTGAATCTGACATCCACTCTGCTGTGTAATAGCTCTGGGGTCAGTCCAGATGTGGTGAAGGACAAAGCAATCGTGGTGATGAGGGGGGACTGTGATTTCAGCCAGAAAGCTATGGTTGCTCAAAGCCTTGGAGCGACAACTTTGCTCATTGCTAGCACCAAATTATTG ATCACGCCATCAGCCAATGACTCTGAATATGCAAAGGTCCATATTCCTCTGGCTCTTATGAGGCACAGGGACTTTCTTGAAGCAAAGCAG GTGTTTGGTGAAGACATGCAGGTGAAGCTCTATGCTCCACCTCACTCAAAGATTGATGCAAGCATCGGAGTCATGCTGCTGATTGCCATCATCACGGTCGCCTTGGGCGGCTACTGGAGCGGGGCCTGTGAGAG AGACCGGTTGAATGGTGGTGCGgcggggggaggagggggagagagcaAAGCAGACAGCGGAGAGCTCTCCCTGTACTCTCCTCTCAAAGTGGTCATCTTTGTTGCCCTGATGTGTGGGATGCTGGTCCTCATGTACTTCTTCTACAACATCCTtg TTTACGTCATCATTGCTATATTCTGCCTGGCGTCTGCCTCTGCACTGTTCAGCTGTCTAGATGCAGTGTTGGAAAAAATTGGTTGTGCCGCTGGGAG ATTCTCTATCCGAAATTGCAACCTCTCAGTGAGGTCTCTCATTCTGGCTAGTGTGTGCATAGGCATTGCCGTGGTCTGGGGGGTCTACAGGAATGAAGACAG ATGGATATGGATCTTGCAGGACCTCCTTGGCATTGCTTTCTGCCTCAACTTCATGAAGACCATTTCACTGTCCAACTTCAAG ATCTGTGTGATTCTACTGAGCCTCCTGCTTGTGTATGACGTCTTCTTCGTTTTCATCACTCCTTTCTTCACCAAG AATGGAGTCAGCATTATGGTGCAGGTTGCCCTGGGCCCAGATGCATCTGGAGAGAAG cTGCCAGTGGTGATGCGTGTCCCGCGGTTCTCAGCTTGGGCTCAGAACCTGTGTGGAATGCAGTTCTCCATTCTGGGTTATGGAGACATTATTGTTCCAG GTCTCTTGGTGGCCTACTGCAGCAGATTTGATGTTTGGATCAACAGCAGCAAGAAGATTTACTTTGTCTGCTGCTGCATAG CCTACCTGCTGGGAATGATAGTGACATTTGCTGTGATGCTGCTGACAGGGATGGGCCAGCCCGCCCTACTCTACCTGGTGCCCTTCACCCTGATAACCTCCGCCATAGTGGCTGGGTGCAGGGGAGAGATGAGGCAGTTCTGGAAAGGAACTACCtatgag GTCTTGGACTCATCCAGGGAACCTTTGTTGTCAG AGGGAAGAACTGACTGTTCCGTAGAAGGAGAAAGATGCTGA
- the sppl2a gene encoding signal peptide peptidase-like 2A isoform X4 codes for MERAVGIIILSLIFLASQINCQEAILHISNGSTEKEYCIVYNHSWTPLSQTLDAALQYPLVNLTSTLLCNSSGVSPDVVKDKAIVVMRGDCDFSQKAMVAQSLGATTLLIASTKLLITPSANDSEYAKVHIPLALMRHRDFLEAKQVFGEDMQVKLYAPPHSKIDASIGVMLLIAIITVALGGYWSGACERDRLNGGAAGGGGGESKADSGELSLYSPLKVVIFVALMCGMLVLMYFFYNILVYVIIAIFCLASASALFSCLDAVLEKIGCAAGRFSIRNCNLSVRSLILASVCIGIAVVWGVYRNEDRWIWILQDLLGIAFCLNFMKTISLSNFKICVILLSLLLVYDVFFVFITPFFTKNGVSIMVQVALGPDASGEKLPVVMRVPRFSAWAQNLCGMQFSILGYGDIIVPGLLVAYCSRFDVWINSSKKIYFVCCCIAYLLGMIVTFAVMLLTGMGQPALLYLVPFTLITSAIVAGCRGEMRQFWKGTTYEREELTVP; via the exons ATGGAGAGAGCTGTCGGGATCATCATTTTGTCGCTCATTTTCTTGGCATCGCAG ATAAACTGCCAAGAGGCGATCTTGCACATCTCAAATGGAAGTACAGAAAAGGAGTACTGCATCGTCTACAACCATTCCTGGACCCCCCTGTCACAAACCCTTGATGCTGCT TTGCAGTATCCACTGGTGAATCTGACATCCACTCTGCTGTGTAATAGCTCTGGGGTCAGTCCAGATGTGGTGAAGGACAAAGCAATCGTGGTGATGAGGGGGGACTGTGATTTCAGCCAGAAAGCTATGGTTGCTCAAAGCCTTGGAGCGACAACTTTGCTCATTGCTAGCACCAAATTATTG ATCACGCCATCAGCCAATGACTCTGAATATGCAAAGGTCCATATTCCTCTGGCTCTTATGAGGCACAGGGACTTTCTTGAAGCAAAGCAG GTGTTTGGTGAAGACATGCAGGTGAAGCTCTATGCTCCACCTCACTCAAAGATTGATGCAAGCATCGGAGTCATGCTGCTGATTGCCATCATCACGGTCGCCTTGGGCGGCTACTGGAGCGGGGCCTGTGAGAG AGACCGGTTGAATGGTGGTGCGgcggggggaggagggggagagagcaAAGCAGACAGCGGAGAGCTCTCCCTGTACTCTCCTCTCAAAGTGGTCATCTTTGTTGCCCTGATGTGTGGGATGCTGGTCCTCATGTACTTCTTCTACAACATCCTtg TTTACGTCATCATTGCTATATTCTGCCTGGCGTCTGCCTCTGCACTGTTCAGCTGTCTAGATGCAGTGTTGGAAAAAATTGGTTGTGCCGCTGGGAG ATTCTCTATCCGAAATTGCAACCTCTCAGTGAGGTCTCTCATTCTGGCTAGTGTGTGCATAGGCATTGCCGTGGTCTGGGGGGTCTACAGGAATGAAGACAG ATGGATATGGATCTTGCAGGACCTCCTTGGCATTGCTTTCTGCCTCAACTTCATGAAGACCATTTCACTGTCCAACTTCAAG ATCTGTGTGATTCTACTGAGCCTCCTGCTTGTGTATGACGTCTTCTTCGTTTTCATCACTCCTTTCTTCACCAAG AATGGAGTCAGCATTATGGTGCAGGTTGCCCTGGGCCCAGATGCATCTGGAGAGAAG cTGCCAGTGGTGATGCGTGTCCCGCGGTTCTCAGCTTGGGCTCAGAACCTGTGTGGAATGCAGTTCTCCATTCTGGGTTATGGAGACATTATTGTTCCAG GTCTCTTGGTGGCCTACTGCAGCAGATTTGATGTTTGGATCAACAGCAGCAAGAAGATTTACTTTGTCTGCTGCTGCATAG CCTACCTGCTGGGAATGATAGTGACATTTGCTGTGATGCTGCTGACAGGGATGGGCCAGCCCGCCCTACTCTACCTGGTGCCCTTCACCCTGATAACCTCCGCCATAGTGGCTGGGTGCAGGGGAGAGATGAGGCAGTTCTGGAAAGGAACTACCtatgag AGGGAAGAACTGACTGTTCCGTAG